A genomic segment from Gopherus evgoodei ecotype Sinaloan lineage chromosome 6, rGopEvg1_v1.p, whole genome shotgun sequence encodes:
- the FOXB2 gene encoding forkhead box protein B2, giving the protein MPRPGKSSYSDQKPPYSYISLTAMAIQHSAEKMLPLSDIYKFIMERFPYYREHTQRWQNSLRHNLSFNDCFIKIPRRPDQPGKGSFWALHPDCGDMFENGSFLRRRKRFKVLRPEPPLPGGVPKGPAPPPHVVHYFHPQHPAKMQGLGTSEAAVAAAAAAAAVGRLPHFQPYGLNGSSPSSGFKHPFAIENIIGRDYKGVIQASGLPLASVMHHLGYPVSSQLSNMVSSVWPHVGVMDSMASMPVSHEYGPFGVPMKALCHPPGQTMPAVPVPIKPTPALPPVSAIPALTVNSSQICPSTLPASSSLLEQTPPTPSEGKSALHSVPVHS; this is encoded by the coding sequence ATGCCGAGGCCGGGGAAGAGCTCCTACAGCGACCAGAAGCCGCCCTACTCCTACATCTCGCTGACGGCCATGGCCATCCAGCACTCGGCCGAGAAGATGCTGCCCCTGAGCGACATCTACAAGTTCATCATGGAGCGGTTCCCCTACTACCGGGAGCACACGCAGCGCTGGCAGAACTCCCTGCGCCACAACCTCTCCTTCAACGACTGCTTCATCAAGATCCCGCGCCGGCCCGACCAGCCGGGCAAGGGCAGCTTCTGGGCGCTGCACCCGGACTGCGGCGACATGTTCGAGAACGGCAGCTTCCTGCGGCGCCGCAAGCGCTTCAAGGTGCTGCGCCCCGAGCCGCCGCTGCCCGGCGGGGTGCCCAAGGGCCCCGCGCCCCCGCCGCACGTGGTGCACTACTTCCACCCGCAGCACCCGGCCAAGATGCAGGGCCTGGGCACCTCGGAGGCGGCCGTGGCTGCTGCTGCGGCCGCCGCCGCCGTCGGGAGGCTGCCCCACTTCCAGCCCTACGGCCTCAATGGGAGCAGCCCGTCGTCGGGTTTCAAACACCCCTTCGCCATCGAGAACATCATCGGGAGAGATTACAAGGGGGTGATCCAGGCCAGCGGGCTGCCCTTGGCCTCAGTGATGCACCATCTCGGGTACCCAGTGTCCAGCCAGCTCAGCAATATGGTCAGCTCCGTGTGGCCTCACGTGGGGGTGATGGACTCGATGGCCAGCATGCCCGTGTCTCACGAGTATGGACCATTTGGGGTGCCTATGAAGGCTCTCTGCCACCCACCCGGCCAGACTATGCCAGCAGTTCCTGTGCCCATCAAACCCACCCCGGCGCTGCCACCTGTGTCTGCCATTCCCGCTCTGACTGTCAACTCTTCGCAGATCTGCCCTTCCACTTTGCCAGCGTCTTCTTCCCTCCTTGAGCAGACTCCGCCAACCCCCTCCGAGGGCAAGAGCGCCTTACACTCCGTCCCAGTACATTCGTAA